Sequence from the Candidatus Hepatoplasma crinochetorum Av genome:
TTAAATCAATTAATCATTTTCTCTTATTTTTAACTTTTTGAAAAGATCCTTTTGCCGATTTATCATTTTTTCTTCATCTAGTGAATTTAAATGATCATAACCTATTAAATGAAGCAATCCATGCATAAATAAAAACAAAAATTCAGTATCCTGATTAGAATTAATTGATCTTGCTTGTTCTTCAATTAAATCACCATTAATAAATATATCACCCAAATCATAAATATTATCAAATAACTCATTTTGTGGAAATGATAATACATCTGTTTCTTTATCAATTTTACGATATTCTTTGTTTAATTTTTTTATTTTTTCACCCTTAATTATATTAAGAGAAACTACAAAATTACTTTTTTGTTTTAATTCTTTTACAACTTCTAATAATAATTTATAAAGTTTATCTTTATTATTTGTAAATAAAGATGATTTATCTACAACATCACAATTAAAAGTAATTTCAACATTAGCAAAAATATTCATACTTATATTTTATAACCTTTTACAAAAATGAGGTGAATCACCTTTTTCTAAATTTGATTTTCAATGCAAAGGTTGAAGATTTTCAATTTCATCTCCTCCCCCAAAAGCTAGAGGTTTAACATGATCTATTGTTCATCCATATTGATCTTTTAAATTGTAATGATCTAATTTAATTTCTCTTCCAAATAAATCTTTACAATTCTTTCTTCCTTTACAATTAGGGTCATTATTTCAAACATCTAATCGTTTATTAATAGTAAATTTTTTTCGTTCCATTTTAATTTTATTGTAAACTTCTTC
This genomic interval carries:
- the ybeY gene encoding rRNA maturation RNase YbeY; its protein translation is MNIFANVEITFNCDVVDKSSLFTNNKDKLYKLLLEVVKELKQKSNFVVSLNIIKGEKIKKLNKEYRKIDKETDVLSFPQNELFDNIYDLGDIFINGDLIEEQARSINSNQDTEFLFLFMHGLLHLIGYDHLNSLDEEKMINRQKDLFKKLKIREND
- a CDS encoding HNH endonuclease signature motif containing protein, whose translation is MERKKFTINKRLDVWNNDPNCKGRKNCKDLFGREIKLDHYNLKDQYGWTIDHVKPLAFGGGDEIENLQPLHWKSNLEKGDSPHFCKRL